From the Streptomyces sp. KMM 9044 genome, one window contains:
- a CDS encoding sirohydrochlorin chelatase, whose product MSTPTGPASGLPVRMPRPRQPGRHRRPEPLVAPEGAPALVLAVPGTPSSATRSLADEVISIARSELPGLDARIGYLDGDDAEFPTLQSVLAYAAEERAARFEQARAADTDVKEPDGPVAVVVPLLAGPDSALLRQVRQAVMDSRVAAELTDVLGPHPLLAEALHVRLSEAGLARADRARLFTVATAADGIVLASVGGGEAVQAAGITGMLLAARLAVPVMAAALDEEGSIASVAEQLRNSGSQQLALAPYLIGPEIDASLVEEAAKELGCSAAEALGPYPAIGKLALAKYTSALGISPQQTQSTPAH is encoded by the coding sequence ATGAGTACCCCCACTGGGCCTGCGTCCGGCCTGCCAGTACGAATGCCGCGCCCCCGCCAGCCCGGACGGCACCGCCGTCCCGAGCCTCTGGTGGCTCCCGAGGGCGCGCCCGCGCTCGTCCTCGCCGTGCCGGGTACTCCCAGCAGCGCCACTCGCTCCCTCGCCGACGAGGTCATCAGCATCGCCCGTTCCGAGCTGCCCGGCCTGGACGCCCGGATCGGTTACCTCGACGGGGACGACGCGGAGTTCCCCACGCTGCAGTCGGTGCTGGCGTACGCCGCCGAGGAGCGCGCCGCCCGCTTCGAACAGGCGCGCGCGGCCGATACGGACGTCAAGGAGCCGGACGGCCCCGTCGCCGTCGTCGTACCGCTGCTCGCCGGTCCGGACAGCGCGCTGCTGCGCCAGGTCCGTCAGGCCGTGATGGACAGCCGTGTGGCCGCCGAGCTGACCGACGTTCTCGGTCCGCACCCGCTGCTCGCGGAGGCGCTGCACGTACGGCTGTCCGAGGCGGGGCTGGCCCGCGCCGACCGCGCCCGCCTGTTCACCGTGGCGACCGCGGCGGACGGTATCGTCCTCGCCTCCGTGGGCGGTGGCGAGGCCGTGCAGGCGGCCGGGATCACCGGCATGCTGCTCGCCGCGCGCCTCGCCGTGCCGGTGATGGCGGCGGCCCTGGACGAGGAGGGCTCGATCGCGTCGGTGGCCGAGCAACTGCGCAACTCCGGTTCGCAGCAGCTGGCGCTCGCGCCCTACCTGATCGGTCCCGAGATCGACGCGAGCCTGGTCGAGGAGGCCGCGAAGGAGCTGGGCTGTTCCGCCGCCGAGGCGCTGGGCCCCTACCCGGCGATCGGCAAGCTCGCCCTGGCCAAGTACACCTCCGCGCTGGGTATCAGCCCGCAGCAGACACAGAGCACTCCGGCGCACTGA
- a CDS encoding N-acetylglucosamine kinase gives MDSGGSGLRVVVGAVGRGPLARTSGEPVRTGSRGIDPGHLMEQLVPMARGLAAGAGVGRLDTAAVGAAGLASLGDALRAELPGALARELGVRRVVLAADAVTAYVGALGPRPGAVVAAGTGLIAVGTDLAGWRRADGWGHLLGDCGGGAWIGRAGLEAALRAHDGRDGGSGLLLECAERMFGPAASLPGRLYPRTDRAAVLASFAPRVAECAGSDAVAAGILRSAARHMADSAAAVCPEPGSGEPLVAFTGGLLDLGDPLLIPLGEELAKRLPRARRLAAEGDPLHGAVRIATDLATDSFTLPGDEKMLCVTSPAGAGCTGAPDVRT, from the coding sequence GTGGACTCCGGGGGCTCGGGGCTGCGGGTCGTCGTCGGTGCCGTCGGGCGCGGTCCGCTCGCCCGCACCTCAGGGGAGCCGGTGCGGACCGGCTCCCGGGGGATCGACCCCGGCCATTTGATGGAACAACTGGTGCCCATGGCAAGGGGGCTGGCCGCCGGGGCCGGCGTCGGCCGACTGGACACGGCGGCCGTCGGTGCGGCCGGGCTGGCCAGTCTCGGGGACGCGCTGCGCGCCGAGCTGCCGGGGGCGCTGGCCCGGGAACTGGGAGTGCGTCGCGTCGTGCTGGCCGCGGACGCCGTCACCGCGTACGTCGGCGCCCTGGGGCCGCGGCCGGGTGCCGTGGTCGCCGCCGGTACGGGCCTGATCGCCGTCGGCACCGACCTGGCCGGCTGGCGCCGGGCGGACGGCTGGGGGCATCTGCTCGGCGACTGCGGCGGCGGCGCGTGGATCGGGCGGGCCGGCCTGGAGGCGGCGCTGCGCGCGCATGACGGACGGGACGGCGGCTCCGGGCTGCTGCTGGAGTGCGCCGAGAGGATGTTCGGCCCGGCGGCGTCCCTTCCCGGCCGTCTGTATCCGCGTACCGACCGGGCGGCCGTCCTCGCCTCCTTCGCGCCCCGGGTGGCCGAGTGCGCCGGCAGTGACGCCGTCGCCGCGGGCATTCTGCGGTCGGCCGCCCGGCACATGGCGGACTCGGCAGCGGCCGTCTGCCCGGAGCCGGGCTCGGGCGAGCCACTGGTGGCGTTCACCGGTGGGCTGCTCGACCTGGGCGATCCCCTCCTCATACCCCTGGGTGAGGAGCTGGCGAAACGGTTGCCGCGGGCACGGCGGCTGGCCGCGGAAGGAGATCCGTTGCACGGGGCGGTCCGTATCGCCACCGACCTCGCGACGGATTCGTTCACCCTTCCGGGTGACGAGAAGATGCTGTGCGTGACGAGCCCGGCAGGTGCGGGCTGCACCGGTGCGCCCGATGTCCGCACATAA
- a CDS encoding uracil-DNA glycosylase, producing MAPRPLHELVEPGWAKALEPVAGRVASMGDFLRAEVTAGRTYLPAGANVLRAFQQPFDDVRVLIVGQDPYPTPGMAIGLSFAVSPDVRSLPGSLENIYRELNADLGLPRPVNGDLTPWTEQGVLLLNRALTTAPRKPAAHRGRGWEEVTEQAIRALAARGGPLVSILWGRDARNLRPLLGDHPAIESAHPSPMSADRGFFGSRPFSRANDYLVRQGAAPVDWRLPSVQEADAPTG from the coding sequence GTGGCACCACGACCCTTGCACGAACTTGTTGAGCCCGGCTGGGCAAAGGCTCTGGAACCGGTGGCCGGACGCGTCGCGTCCATGGGGGACTTCCTGCGCGCGGAGGTCACGGCCGGCCGCACCTACCTGCCGGCGGGAGCGAATGTCCTACGGGCGTTCCAGCAGCCCTTCGACGACGTGAGGGTCCTGATCGTCGGTCAGGACCCCTATCCGACACCGGGAATGGCGATCGGACTGAGCTTCGCGGTCTCCCCGGACGTACGGTCGCTGCCGGGCAGCCTGGAGAACATCTACCGGGAGCTGAACGCGGACCTGGGCCTGCCCCGGCCCGTCAACGGGGATCTGACCCCGTGGACCGAACAGGGCGTCCTGCTGCTCAACCGGGCGCTCACCACCGCCCCGCGCAAGCCCGCCGCACACCGGGGCAGAGGCTGGGAGGAAGTCACCGAGCAGGCCATCCGTGCCCTCGCCGCGCGGGGCGGACCCCTGGTGTCGATCCTGTGGGGGAGGGACGCGCGCAATCTGCGCCCGCTGCTCGGGGACCACCCCGCGATCGAGTCGGCCCATCCCTCGCCCATGTCGGCGGACCGGGGCTTCTTCGGCTCGCGCCCGTTCAGCCGGGCCAACGACTACCTGGTCCGGCAGGGCGCCGCCCCCGTGGACTGGCGGCTGCCGTCCGTCCAGGAGGCGGACGCGCCGACCGGTTAG
- a CDS encoding WD40/YVTN/BNR-like repeat-containing protein translates to MAGGRLTDVLNEGVDEDVAEVIGMSEVLLAVGTRKGLFIGRRRGNHWEFDESPYFNAQAVYSVAVDTRGAVPRLLVGGDSAHWGPSVFHSDDLSRSWTEPARPAVKFPKDTGASLERVWQLHPAAAEPDVVYAGTEPAALYRSENRGETFDLVRPLWEHPTRSQWVPGGGGEGLHTVLTDERDPRAVTVAVSTAGVFRTLDGGSSWAPSNSGVSAVFLPDPNPEFGQCVHKVARDAVTPDRLYLQNHWGVYRSDDAGAQWTDIGAGLPSTFGFTVVAHPRRGDTAYVFPINADSDRVPADRRCRVYRTTDAGRSWEPLGAGLPQGDHYGTVLRDAMCHDGADPAGVYFGNRNGEVYASADDGDSWQQLAAHLPDVLCVRAAVLA, encoded by the coding sequence GTGGCGGGGGGCAGACTTACGGATGTCCTGAATGAGGGCGTCGACGAAGACGTCGCGGAGGTGATCGGCATGTCCGAGGTACTGCTCGCCGTGGGCACCCGTAAAGGTCTGTTCATCGGGCGGCGGCGGGGGAACCACTGGGAGTTCGACGAAAGTCCCTACTTCAACGCGCAGGCGGTGTACTCGGTCGCCGTCGACACCCGCGGCGCGGTCCCGCGGCTGCTGGTCGGCGGTGACAGCGCGCACTGGGGCCCGTCCGTGTTCCACTCCGACGACCTGAGCCGGTCGTGGACCGAACCGGCGCGGCCCGCCGTCAAGTTCCCCAAGGACACGGGGGCGTCACTGGAGCGGGTCTGGCAGCTCCATCCGGCGGCCGCGGAGCCGGACGTGGTGTACGCGGGCACCGAACCGGCGGCGCTCTACCGCTCGGAGAACCGCGGGGAGACCTTCGACCTGGTCCGGCCGCTGTGGGAGCACCCGACCCGCTCCCAGTGGGTTCCGGGCGGCGGCGGCGAGGGCCTGCACACCGTACTGACCGACGAGCGGGATCCGCGGGCGGTGACGGTCGCCGTGTCCACGGCGGGCGTGTTCCGCACGCTGGACGGCGGTTCGAGCTGGGCCCCGTCCAACTCGGGTGTCTCCGCGGTGTTCCTGCCGGATCCGAACCCGGAGTTCGGCCAGTGCGTGCACAAGGTGGCCCGGGACGCGGTGACACCGGACCGGCTGTACCTGCAGAACCACTGGGGTGTGTACCGCAGCGACGACGCGGGCGCGCAGTGGACGGACATCGGTGCCGGGCTGCCGTCGACGTTCGGTTTCACGGTCGTGGCCCATCCGCGTCGGGGGGACACGGCGTACGTGTTCCCGATCAACGCCGATTCCGACCGCGTACCGGCCGACCGGCGCTGCCGCGTCTACCGCACGACGGACGCGGGTCGGAGCTGGGAGCCGCTCGGCGCGGGCCTGCCGCAGGGCGACCATTACGGCACGGTGCTGCGCGACGCGATGTGCCACGACGGCGCCGACCCGGCGGGTGTGTACTTCGGCAACCGCAACGGCGAGGTGTACGCGTCGGCGGACGACGGCGACAGCTGGCAGCAGCTCGCCGCGCACCTGCCGGACGTGCTGTGTGTCCGGGCCGCGGTGCTTGCCTGA
- a CDS encoding pectate lyase, translating into MTSAARPRARGRALTGALATLGLSVGMIMTTGASSSSAATWPTPNGSEGVSSTISVSGTKDYGMKRLYGTGDLGSGGQDEDQGPILQLTDGAVLKNVVLGAPAADGIHCTGSCTLQNVWWEDVGEDAATFKGKSSSSVYTVSGGGAKEASDKVFQFNGAGTLNVSNFAVKNFGTFVRSCGNCSTQYKRTINLNTVEVSWKGGRIAGINTNYGDSATLRSIRIVGDSSKKIVPCQKYVGNNTGAEPGSNGSGADGTYCKYTSSDITYQ; encoded by the coding sequence ATGACTTCCGCGGCACGACCACGCGCCCGCGGGCGCGCGCTGACCGGAGCGCTGGCCACCCTCGGCCTCTCGGTTGGCATGATCATGACTACTGGAGCGTCCTCGTCGAGCGCCGCCACCTGGCCGACCCCGAACGGCAGTGAGGGCGTCTCCTCCACCATCTCGGTGTCCGGCACCAAGGACTACGGGATGAAGCGCCTCTACGGCACCGGCGACCTGGGCTCGGGCGGTCAGGACGAGGACCAGGGACCGATCCTGCAGCTGACGGACGGCGCGGTCCTGAAGAACGTCGTCCTCGGCGCCCCCGCGGCCGACGGCATCCACTGCACGGGCTCCTGCACACTGCAGAACGTGTGGTGGGAGGACGTCGGCGAGGACGCGGCCACGTTCAAGGGCAAGTCGTCGTCCTCGGTCTACACCGTCAGCGGCGGCGGGGCCAAGGAAGCCAGTGACAAGGTGTTCCAGTTCAACGGCGCCGGCACGCTGAACGTGTCGAACTTCGCGGTCAAGAACTTCGGCACCTTCGTGCGCTCCTGCGGCAACTGCTCGACGCAGTACAAGCGCACGATCAACCTCAACACCGTCGAGGTGAGCTGGAAGGGCGGCAGGATCGCCGGCATCAACACCAACTACGGCGACAGCGCGACCCTGCGCAGCATCAGGATCGTCGGGGACAGCAGCAAGAAGATCGTCCCCTGCCAGAAGTACGTCGGCAACAACACCGGCGCCGAGCCGGGCAGCAACGGTTCCGGTGCCGACGGTACGTACTGCAAGTACACGTCGTCCGACATCACCTACCAGTAG
- a CDS encoding LysR family transcriptional regulator, translated as MDTLETRELRYFVAVAEELHFGRAAERLGMAQPPLSRAIQQLERRLGVRLLDRSRRGVALTSAGEVLLHEGRAALDATAAAARRARRAGGADSPGGPRNRLVLAVKAGASHELLHKLLDAYAAEPGAAEIEVLPSGTCEQGEMLRDGRADVALMHAPFNSLAGFDSEELMTEGQIAVLPAGHPLAAHRTLSLADITSIPDLPLARWSRDGTYPPGPGPEIHDQTQLAQLIALGRTAAVFPDSARAWLWAEHTAVPLTDAPPVVTHIAWPAHSRSLALAGLIRTAARL; from the coding sequence GTGGACACCTTGGAGACCCGTGAGTTGAGGTACTTCGTCGCTGTTGCCGAGGAACTGCACTTCGGCCGCGCCGCCGAGCGCCTCGGCATGGCCCAGCCACCGCTGTCCCGGGCGATCCAGCAGCTCGAGCGGCGTCTTGGTGTTCGCCTGCTGGACCGCAGCCGCCGCGGCGTCGCTCTGACCAGCGCCGGAGAGGTGCTGCTGCACGAGGGCCGCGCGGCCCTCGACGCGACCGCCGCCGCCGCCCGCCGCGCCCGCCGCGCCGGTGGCGCCGACAGCCCTGGCGGTCCCCGCAACCGCCTGGTGCTGGCGGTGAAGGCCGGCGCGTCCCACGAACTGCTGCACAAGCTCCTCGACGCCTACGCGGCCGAGCCCGGCGCCGCCGAGATCGAGGTGCTGCCGAGCGGTACGTGCGAGCAGGGAGAGATGCTGCGCGACGGCCGCGCGGATGTGGCGCTCATGCACGCGCCGTTCAACTCCCTCGCCGGGTTCGACAGCGAGGAACTGATGACCGAGGGGCAGATCGCCGTTCTGCCCGCCGGGCACCCTCTCGCGGCGCACAGGACTCTGTCCCTGGCCGACATCACCAGCATCCCCGATCTTCCGCTCGCCCGCTGGTCCCGCGACGGCACCTATCCCCCCGGCCCGGGCCCCGAGATCCACGACCAGACGCAACTGGCCCAGCTGATCGCCCTCGGACGCACCGCGGCCGTCTTCCCCGACTCAGCCCGCGCCTGGCTGTGGGCCGAGCACACCGCCGTCCCCCTGACCGACGCACCTCCCGTCGTCACCCACATCGCCTGGCCCGCGCACAGCCGCTCCCTCGCCCTCGCCGGGCTGATCCGCACGGCAGCACGGCTATGA
- a CDS encoding aldo/keto reductase family oxidoreductase yields the protein MNTPSTSLSGGTWMLGDLTVTRFGYGAMQLAGPGVMGPPADHDGALAVLREAADLGITHIDTAGAYGPRVTNQLIREALHPYPASLHIVTKVGAVRDRQGGWPPARQPEDLRRAVHENLEDLGLDALDVVNLRLGDAQGPRPGSLAEPFEALAELRQQGLIRHLGVSNATAEQVSEAQAIAPIVCVQNMYNLAYRQDDELIDDLAAKNIAYVPFFPLGGFTPLQSSELSAVAARLNSTPMSVALAWLLRRSPNILLIPGTSSVTHLRENVAGVGLPLSDEELAELDKIGH from the coding sequence ATGAACACACCCTCCACGTCATTGTCCGGCGGCACCTGGATGCTGGGCGATCTGACCGTCACCCGTTTCGGCTACGGCGCCATGCAGCTCGCCGGCCCCGGGGTCATGGGCCCGCCCGCCGACCACGACGGTGCGCTCGCCGTCCTGCGCGAGGCCGCCGACCTGGGGATCACCCACATCGACACCGCCGGTGCCTACGGACCACGCGTCACCAACCAGCTGATCCGTGAAGCGCTGCACCCCTATCCCGCATCGCTGCACATCGTGACCAAGGTCGGCGCGGTCCGCGACCGACAGGGCGGCTGGCCCCCCGCCCGGCAGCCCGAAGACCTGCGCCGCGCCGTCCACGAGAACCTTGAGGACCTCGGCCTCGATGCGCTCGACGTGGTCAACCTCCGGCTCGGCGATGCCCAGGGGCCCCGGCCCGGCTCGCTCGCCGAGCCCTTCGAGGCCCTTGCCGAACTCCGGCAGCAGGGCCTGATCCGACACCTCGGAGTGAGCAACGCGACCGCGGAACAGGTCAGCGAGGCGCAGGCGATCGCACCGATCGTGTGCGTGCAGAACATGTACAACCTCGCCTACCGCCAGGACGACGAACTGATCGACGACCTCGCCGCCAAGAACATCGCCTACGTGCCGTTCTTCCCGCTCGGCGGCTTCACCCCGCTGCAGTCCTCGGAACTCTCCGCCGTGGCCGCCCGGCTGAACTCGACGCCGATGTCGGTCGCCCTGGCATGGCTGCTGCGGCGGTCGCCGAACATCCTGCTCATCCCCGGCACCTCGTCTGTGACGCACCTGCGCGAGAACGTCGCCGGCGTGGGACTTCCGCTCTCCGACGAGGAACTCGCCGAGTTGGACAAGATCGGCCACTAG
- a CDS encoding DUF6214 family protein has protein sequence MWPAWEVREGEHATRWFHVRLTFADGAGVEALALVSGLCVCVEDVRARPALSLEDLALFADWIEGPLARACGADDGPGPGDGAAGVVAAGIVSAAVPPTAGEAASEGGSAVRARPPGAGEPKTRSRAVRPREPVGRRLVAREYRAAQEEGADPVLAVMCATGYSRRGALRVIGRARDAGLLTPRHTRRASE, from the coding sequence GTGTGGCCCGCCTGGGAGGTGCGGGAGGGCGAGCACGCGACCCGCTGGTTCCATGTGCGGCTCACCTTCGCCGACGGGGCCGGTGTGGAAGCGCTCGCCCTGGTGTCCGGGCTCTGCGTCTGTGTCGAGGACGTACGGGCCCGGCCCGCGTTGTCACTGGAGGACCTGGCGCTGTTCGCCGACTGGATCGAAGGGCCGCTCGCACGGGCGTGCGGTGCAGACGACGGGCCGGGCCCCGGCGACGGGGCGGCCGGTGTCGTGGCAGCCGGGATCGTGTCGGCCGCCGTCCCACCGACCGCCGGCGAAGCGGCATCCGAGGGCGGCTCCGCCGTCCGGGCCCGGCCGCCCGGTGCGGGGGAGCCGAAGACGCGCAGCCGCGCGGTCCGGCCGCGGGAGCCCGTGGGGAGGCGCCTCGTGGCGCGGGAGTACCGCGCGGCCCAGGAGGAGGGAGCCGACCCGGTCCTCGCCGTGATGTGCGCGACCGGATACAGTCGGCGCGGAGCGCTCAGGGTCATCGGACGGGCTCGTGACGCGGGCCTGCTGACCCCGCGTCACACCCGGCGGGCGTCAGAGTAG
- a CDS encoding DUF305 domain-containing protein — protein MFHHRASRVSVVATGLVALAVLGITGCDSDTDDAGPASAGGPSVIAPGEPGGQNRTLSAEEAAEQRVEDDSPNSADVSYSRMMIEHHSQALEMTELVPDRAESTKIVKLAERIAASQQPEIKAMEGWLTRHGKSEEADGHSHGHDHATMPGMATPGQLKNLRAAKGKAFDQLFLTLMITHHEGAIAMATGVKSEGNNIQVEEMADDVVAQQTSEITRMRSLL, from the coding sequence GTGTTCCACCACCGTGCGTCACGCGTGTCCGTCGTCGCGACCGGGCTGGTCGCCCTGGCCGTGCTCGGGATCACGGGCTGCGACTCCGATACGGACGACGCCGGGCCGGCCTCGGCGGGCGGCCCCTCGGTGATCGCGCCGGGCGAGCCCGGAGGTCAGAACCGGACCCTGTCGGCCGAGGAGGCGGCGGAGCAGCGCGTCGAGGACGACTCCCCCAACTCGGCGGACGTCTCCTACTCCCGCATGATGATCGAGCACCACTCTCAGGCCCTGGAGATGACAGAACTCGTCCCGGACCGCGCCGAGTCGACGAAGATCGTCAAACTGGCCGAGCGGATCGCCGCCTCGCAACAGCCCGAGATCAAGGCGATGGAGGGCTGGCTGACGAGACACGGCAAGTCCGAGGAGGCCGACGGGCACTCCCACGGACACGACCACGCGACGATGCCCGGGATGGCGACCCCGGGCCAGCTCAAGAACCTCCGCGCGGCCAAGGGGAAGGCCTTCGACCAGCTCTTCCTCACGCTGATGATCACCCATCACGAAGGGGCGATCGCCATGGCCACGGGAGTGAAGTCGGAGGGCAACAACATTCAGGTCGAGGAGATGGCCGACGACGTGGTCGCCCAGCAGACGAGCGAGATCACGCGGATGCGCTCCCTACTCTGA
- a CDS encoding LVIVD repeat-containing protein: protein MILFNVPRPRRRRLGVAAAAGGLLAALLTAAPAAATPDPGDAPPASKEMSKSAQAQAREAIAEGGIPAQDEIVHSDNIRHVAHVPKDALTGTNSDLAFQGRYAFAGNYDGFTIYDISNPKLPKTVSQVLCPGSQNDISVSGDLLFLSTDSSRSDSSCNSTTQPVTEKSSWEGMKVFDISNKRNPRYVAAVETACGSHTHSLVPEGKNVYVYVSSYSPNAAYPDCQPPHDGISVIKVPRKAPHRAAVVGFPVLFPGEGPDGGGNPGGPTNPGVSKTTGCHDITVLPSKDLAAGACMGDGILLSIKDPERPKVIDRVQDNVNFAFWHSATFNQRADKVVFTDELGGGGAATCNAEVGPDRGADGIYDVVGKGDKRKLVFRSYFKIPRHQADTENCVAHNGSLIPVKGKDLMVQAWYQGGVSVWDFTNSSKPKEIAYFERGPLSTDQLVTGGSWSAYYYNGYIYSNDMAKGFDVLKIDDRRTDPARWVKMRELNVQTQPDYFD from the coding sequence GTGATCCTGTTCAATGTTCCCCGGCCCCGGCGCAGACGGCTGGGAGTTGCCGCGGCGGCCGGTGGGCTGCTGGCGGCGCTCCTGACCGCCGCCCCGGCCGCGGCGACCCCCGACCCCGGGGACGCGCCGCCCGCTTCGAAGGAGATGTCGAAGAGCGCGCAGGCGCAAGCGCGCGAGGCCATCGCGGAGGGCGGGATACCCGCCCAGGACGAGATCGTCCACTCCGACAACATCCGTCACGTCGCTCACGTCCCCAAGGACGCGCTGACCGGCACCAATTCGGACCTGGCCTTCCAGGGCCGGTACGCCTTCGCCGGAAACTACGACGGCTTCACCATCTACGACATCAGCAACCCGAAGTTGCCGAAGACGGTGTCCCAGGTGCTGTGCCCCGGCTCCCAGAACGACATCTCCGTCTCCGGCGATCTGTTGTTCCTTTCCACCGACTCGTCGCGCAGCGACAGCAGTTGCAACAGCACCACGCAGCCGGTGACCGAGAAGTCCTCGTGGGAGGGCATGAAGGTCTTCGACATCAGCAACAAGCGCAACCCGCGCTACGTCGCCGCCGTCGAGACCGCCTGCGGCTCGCACACCCACTCGCTGGTGCCCGAGGGTAAGAACGTCTACGTGTACGTCTCCTCGTACTCGCCGAATGCCGCCTACCCCGACTGCCAGCCGCCGCACGACGGAATCTCCGTCATCAAGGTGCCGCGCAAGGCCCCGCACAGGGCGGCCGTGGTCGGGTTCCCCGTACTGTTCCCCGGTGAGGGTCCCGACGGTGGCGGCAATCCGGGGGGGCCCACGAACCCGGGTGTCTCCAAGACCACGGGCTGCCACGACATCACCGTGCTGCCCTCCAAGGACCTGGCGGCCGGCGCCTGCATGGGTGACGGCATCCTGCTCTCCATCAAGGACCCCGAGCGCCCCAAGGTGATCGACCGGGTGCAGGACAACGTCAACTTCGCCTTCTGGCACTCGGCGACGTTCAACCAGCGGGCCGACAAGGTCGTGTTCACCGACGAGCTGGGCGGTGGCGGCGCCGCCACCTGCAACGCCGAGGTCGGACCGGACCGCGGTGCGGACGGCATCTACGACGTCGTCGGCAAGGGCGACAAGCGCAAGCTCGTCTTCCGCAGCTACTTCAAGATCCCGCGTCACCAGGCGGACACCGAGAACTGCGTCGCCCACAACGGCTCGCTGATCCCGGTCAAGGGCAAGGACCTCATGGTCCAGGCCTGGTACCAGGGTGGCGTCTCCGTCTGGGACTTCACCAACTCCTCGAAGCCGAAGGAGATCGCCTACTTCGAGCGGGGGCCGTTGAGCACCGACCAGCTCGTCACCGGCGGTTCGTGGTCGGCGTACTACTACAACGGCTACATCTACTCGAACGACATGGCCAAGGGCTTCGACGTCCTGAAGATCGACGACCGGCGCACGGATCCGGCCCGCTGGGTCAAGATGCGTGAGCTCAACGTGCAGACCCAGCCGGACTACTTCGACTGA
- a CDS encoding TetR/AcrR family transcriptional regulator, which yields MSPRSASVNEELRRRSKERLLQAAVELVSERGYDATTLGDIADRAGSARGLVSYYFPGKRQLVQSAVHRLMHRTLEEALEQEPRTDDGRERMARVIDAILGLARDRPVLMRQHMAGLLQAEGFLPCPEQRRLAELLSDTVARYGSTQVGSDYPMLRALLMGAVYSALVPGVPMPVTVLREELFQRYRLDWELGVPPDTEVPGGTGATSPPDRPEDGGRTDGPNHSDKTPGPEGAGGRDAPDRTDVSRFFATGAAPESSAPARRPEPEGQSK from the coding sequence ATGTCCCCGCGTAGCGCCTCGGTCAATGAAGAGTTGCGAAGGCGTTCGAAGGAGCGGCTTCTGCAGGCCGCCGTGGAGCTGGTGAGCGAGCGCGGCTACGACGCGACGACGCTCGGCGACATCGCCGACCGAGCGGGTTCCGCGCGGGGCCTGGTGTCGTACTACTTCCCGGGGAAGCGCCAGTTGGTGCAGTCCGCCGTGCACCGCCTGATGCACCGGACGCTCGAGGAGGCGCTGGAACAAGAACCGCGTACCGACGACGGGCGGGAGCGGATGGCGCGGGTCATCGACGCGATTTTGGGCCTGGCCCGGGACCGTCCCGTACTGATGCGCCAGCACATGGCCGGGCTGCTGCAGGCCGAGGGTTTCCTGCCCTGCCCCGAGCAGCGGCGGCTGGCGGAACTGCTGAGCGACACCGTCGCCCGGTACGGCTCGACGCAGGTAGGCAGCGACTATCCGATGCTGCGCGCCCTGTTGATGGGTGCCGTGTACTCGGCGCTGGTGCCAGGTGTGCCGATGCCCGTCACGGTGCTGCGCGAGGAGTTGTTCCAGCGGTACCGGCTGGACTGGGAACTCGGTGTCCCGCCGGACACCGAGGTGCCCGGCGGGACGGGTGCGACGAGTCCGCCGGACCGGCCCGAGGACGGGGGCCGGACGGACGGACCGAACCACTCGGACAAAACACCCGGCCCGGAGGGGGCGGGCGGCAGGGACGCGCCGGACCGGACGGATGTGTCACGGTTCTTCGCGACCGGGGCGGCGCCGGAGTCTTCGGCACCCGCCCGTCGTCCCGAGCCTGAAGGTCAGTCGAAGTAG
- a CDS encoding phosphatase PAP2 family protein, whose amino-acid sequence MASPHISPLGLGPPPRPPEHRPSAALLGVPAVCSVLLLILVAAEWRPLTGLDRGIASAVHRWAVDEPGLTQAARVLTDWVWDPWTMRVLCGAVALLLWYRYAARWTAVWLVVTCAVGTTVQQVLKAVVGRARPVWPDPVDSAHYAAFPSGHAMTATVAFGLLLWLLHRHGADRALWGWAVTLAALSVSGVGLTRVWLGVHWPTDVLGGWLLGVVVVVVGVRVHGQRHP is encoded by the coding sequence ATGGCCTCCCCCCACATCTCTCCCCTCGGCCTCGGGCCACCGCCCCGTCCACCGGAGCACCGGCCGTCCGCCGCTCTCCTCGGCGTTCCGGCCGTGTGCTCGGTCCTGCTGCTGATCCTGGTCGCCGCTGAATGGCGCCCGCTGACCGGACTGGACCGCGGCATCGCCTCGGCCGTCCACCGCTGGGCGGTCGACGAGCCGGGGCTGACGCAGGCGGCCCGTGTCCTGACGGACTGGGTCTGGGACCCATGGACCATGCGCGTGCTGTGCGGAGCGGTCGCGCTGCTGCTGTGGTACCGGTATGCGGCCCGGTGGACCGCGGTGTGGCTGGTGGTGACGTGCGCCGTGGGGACCACGGTGCAGCAGGTCCTGAAAGCGGTGGTGGGCCGCGCCCGCCCCGTGTGGCCGGACCCGGTGGACTCGGCCCACTACGCGGCGTTCCCTTCGGGCCACGCCATGACCGCCACCGTCGCCTTCGGTCTCCTGCTGTGGCTGCTGCACCGGCACGGGGCGGACCGGGCCCTGTGGGGCTGGGCCGTGACCCTGGCGGCACTCTCGGTCAGCGGCGTCGGCCTCACCCGCGTCTGGCTCGGCGTCCACTGGCCCACGGACGTGCTCGGCGGCTGGCTCCTCGGCGTCGTGGTCGTGGTCGTGGGGGTACGGGTCCACGGTCAACGGCACCCGTGA